A window from Kovacikia minuta CCNUW1 encodes these proteins:
- a CDS encoding sugar ABC transporter ATP-binding protein translates to MTTDLQSSIPAAPSTTPVLEMRGIKKSFHGVPALRNVDLTIYPGEVHALMGENGAGKSTLMKILAGAYTADEGEIRINGQTTRIANPADARRAGITLIYQELNVAPNLSVAENMFMGSELRRGQLLNREAMTREAERVLTSLGASFDTHDIVATLSIAEQQQVEIARALKDRSLILVMDEPTAALSDRETEHLFGLIRRLRDDGIAIIYISHRMDEVYALADRVSVLRDGEYVGSLDRDAISPERLVQMMVGRPLTDFYEHKRQVNPGPVVLEVRNISGHKVQPTSLELHAGEIVGLAGLVGAGRTELSRLIFGADPKASGEVFLNGKKLTINSPGDAIAAGIGYVPEDRKEQGLFLEMSSRNNIVLNILKEDAQAGVINWGSVGKIASNAVEDFNIRLANLEIRALDLSGGNQQKLLLARWLAIKPRVLLLDEPTRGVDIGAKSEIYRIISDLAAQGVAVLMVSSELPEVVGMSDRVLVMREGQLVGELGGNAGREITQENIMTYATGASEVVAS, encoded by the coding sequence ATGACAACCGATCTACAATCCTCAATTCCCGCTGCCCCCAGCACAACGCCAGTGCTGGAAATGCGGGGGATTAAAAAAAGTTTTCATGGCGTCCCTGCCCTCCGGAATGTTGATCTGACCATTTACCCAGGAGAAGTTCACGCCCTGATGGGCGAAAACGGAGCGGGCAAAAGCACCTTGATGAAAATTCTGGCGGGAGCTTACACTGCTGACGAGGGGGAGATTCGCATCAATGGTCAGACTACCAGAATTGCGAACCCGGCAGATGCCCGACGGGCAGGCATCACCCTGATTTACCAGGAATTAAACGTAGCTCCAAATCTGAGTGTTGCTGAAAATATGTTCATGGGCAGCGAACTGAGACGGGGGCAGCTTTTAAACCGGGAGGCAATGACTCGGGAGGCAGAACGGGTACTCACCAGCCTGGGAGCCAGCTTTGACACCCATGATATTGTTGCCACGCTGTCGATCGCGGAACAGCAACAGGTTGAAATTGCCCGCGCCCTCAAAGACAGAAGCCTCATCCTGGTGATGGATGAACCCACCGCAGCCCTATCCGATCGGGAAACGGAACATCTGTTTGGGCTGATCCGGCGATTGCGGGACGATGGGATTGCCATTATCTACATCAGCCACCGAATGGATGAGGTCTACGCCCTGGCAGACCGGGTAAGTGTGCTGCGGGATGGCGAATATGTCGGGAGTTTGGATCGGGACGCCATCTCCCCTGAAAGGTTGGTGCAGATGATGGTTGGCAGACCCCTGACGGATTTCTATGAGCACAAGCGCCAGGTAAACCCTGGGCCAGTGGTACTGGAAGTCAGAAATATCAGTGGGCATAAAGTTCAACCAACCAGCCTGGAACTGCACGCCGGGGAAATTGTGGGTCTGGCAGGATTGGTTGGTGCCGGACGAACGGAGCTATCGCGGTTGATTTTTGGGGCAGACCCCAAAGCCAGTGGTGAAGTTTTCCTGAATGGCAAAAAGTTGACGATTAATTCCCCTGGAGATGCGATCGCCGCTGGCATTGGCTACGTTCCCGAAGACCGCAAAGAACAGGGATTGTTTCTGGAAATGAGTTCCCGTAACAACATCGTCCTTAACATCCTGAAAGAGGATGCCCAGGCGGGGGTGATTAACTGGGGATCGGTTGGCAAAATTGCCAGCAATGCGGTTGAAGACTTCAACATTCGGCTTGCCAATCTGGAAATCAGAGCACTGGATTTGTCGGGTGGTAATCAACAGAAACTACTGCTGGCTCGCTGGTTGGCCATTAAACCAAGGGTCTTGCTGCTGGACGAACCCACCCGTGGGGTAGACATCGGCGCAAAAAGTGAGATTTATCGGATTATTAGCGACCTGGCAGCTCAGGGGGTTGCGGTGTTGATGGTGTCTAGCGAACTGCCAGAAGTTGTGGGGATGAGCGATCGCGTCCTGGTTATGCGCGAGGGTCAACTCGTGGGTGAACTGGGCGGCAACGCAGGCAGAGAAATTACTCAAGAAAACATAATGACTTACGCCACTGGCGCATCGGAGGTAGTAGCATCATGA
- a CDS encoding ABC transporter permease subunit, whose translation MSQTELRQPGGELRDRAQSRKRRGARELLQVAGILPILVIICILFSILTPNFLTPGNLVNIIRQSSINIVLATGMTFVILTGGIDLSVGSILAVSAVIGVLVSLLPALGWAAIPAALLAGLLMGLINGALIAYLDLPPFIVTLGALTAWRGVAYLVANGTTVLNRNLNFAWIGNEYLGPIPWLVVIALLAIGVSWFILRRTVLGVQIYAVGGNQRAARLTGIKVDRVLLFVYGVSGLLAGIAGVMSASRLYSATGMLGTGYELDAIAAVILGGTSFTGGIGTILGTLVGALIIAVLNNGLTLLNMSYFWQLVVKGLVIIVAVTIDSIRRRRSR comes from the coding sequence ATGAGCCAAACTGAACTGAGACAACCCGGCGGAGAACTGCGCGATCGAGCACAGAGCCGCAAGCGTAGAGGAGCCAGGGAGTTACTTCAGGTTGCGGGCATTCTGCCGATTCTGGTCATTATCTGCATTCTGTTTAGCATCCTGACGCCCAACTTTCTGACCCCCGGCAACCTGGTCAACATCATCCGGCAATCGTCGATCAACATTGTCCTGGCAACGGGGATGACATTTGTGATCCTGACTGGAGGAATTGACCTTTCCGTCGGTTCCATCCTGGCGGTTTCCGCAGTCATTGGGGTGCTGGTATCGCTATTGCCCGCACTGGGATGGGCAGCAATTCCCGCCGCACTCCTGGCGGGGCTACTGATGGGGTTGATCAACGGTGCCCTAATTGCCTACCTCGATTTGCCGCCGTTTATCGTGACGTTGGGTGCGTTAACTGCCTGGCGTGGGGTTGCCTACCTGGTCGCCAACGGTACGACAGTACTGAATCGCAACCTGAACTTTGCCTGGATTGGCAACGAATATCTCGGTCCCATTCCCTGGCTGGTGGTGATTGCCCTGCTGGCGATCGGGGTCAGTTGGTTTATTCTCAGGCGTACAGTTTTGGGAGTGCAGATCTATGCCGTAGGCGGTAACCAGAGAGCAGCCCGACTAACCGGGATCAAAGTCGATCGGGTATTGCTGTTTGTCTATGGCGTGAGTGGTCTGCTGGCGGGGATTGCGGGAGTCATGAGTGCTAGCCGTCTGTATAGTGCGACGGGCATGCTGGGCACTGGCTACGAATTGGATGCGATCGCCGCGGTCATCCTGGGCGGCACCAGTTTCACAGGCGGCATTGGCACCATTCTGGGAACCCTGGTTGGTGCATTGATTATCGCCGTTCTCAACAATGGCTTAACCCTGCTGAATATGTCCTACTTCTGGCAATTGGTCGTCAAGGGTTTAGTCATTATCGTGGCAGTCACGATCGACAGTATCCGCCGCCGTCGATCGCGCTAG
- a CDS encoding ABC transporter substrate-binding protein: MKKLAKREALAQCLHQRIRQGGIAVGILGLVSGSLVACSSESQKTAQGGSNSGLASVAVTVGDLGNPFFVQIGKGAEAAAKKIGNPNTRTTVVSSGYDLNQQFNQIENFIGANTSLILLNAAESKGIAPAVAKAKQAGITVVAVDVGAEGGVDATVTSNNLQAGQIGCQYIVDRLKGQGNVVIINGPPVTAVLDRVKGCEEVFAKNSGIKVLSRDQNAEGSRDGGLRVMSDLLTSFPKIDAVFAINDPTGIGAELAAQQAKRKEFFIVGVDGAPEAKDALQDQDSLFVATAAQDPFAMAAKAVEVGNDILNGKKPAQSTILIPVKLVTRDNVSQYKGWTAQ, encoded by the coding sequence GTGAAAAAGTTAGCAAAACGTGAAGCATTGGCGCAGTGCCTTCACCAAAGAATCCGCCAGGGTGGAATCGCTGTTGGAATTTTAGGGTTGGTCAGCGGCAGCCTGGTCGCCTGCTCCTCAGAATCCCAAAAAACGGCTCAGGGTGGCTCAAATTCTGGATTGGCGTCGGTTGCTGTAACCGTGGGTGATCTGGGCAATCCATTCTTTGTCCAAATTGGTAAGGGCGCAGAAGCCGCAGCCAAAAAGATTGGCAACCCAAACACCAGAACGACCGTTGTTTCCAGCGGCTATGACTTAAATCAACAGTTCAACCAGATTGAGAACTTTATTGGCGCAAACACCAGCCTGATTTTGTTGAATGCGGCTGAAAGTAAAGGAATTGCCCCCGCTGTTGCGAAAGCAAAGCAAGCAGGAATCACCGTCGTAGCAGTGGATGTAGGGGCGGAAGGAGGGGTCGATGCCACCGTTACTTCCAACAATCTGCAAGCGGGGCAAATCGGTTGCCAATACATTGTCGATCGCCTCAAGGGGCAGGGCAATGTGGTGATTATTAATGGTCCTCCAGTCACAGCGGTGCTCGATCGGGTCAAGGGCTGCGAGGAAGTCTTCGCCAAAAATTCGGGAATTAAAGTTCTGTCCCGCGACCAGAATGCGGAAGGTAGCCGCGATGGGGGTCTGCGCGTGATGAGCGACTTGCTTACCTCCTTCCCCAAAATTGATGCCGTGTTTGCCATCAACGACCCCACTGGAATTGGGGCAGAACTGGCAGCTCAGCAGGCAAAACGCAAAGAGTTCTTCATTGTCGGTGTGGATGGCGCACCGGAGGCAAAGGACGCGCTCCAGGACCAGGACAGCCTGTTTGTTGCCACCGCAGCCCAGGACCCCTTTGCCATGGCAGCCAAGGCGGTTGAAGTGGGCAACGACATTTTGAACGGCAAAAAACCAGCACAATCCACCATTTTGATTCCAGTCAAGCTGGTTACCCGCGACAACGTGAGCCAGTACAAAGGTTGGACCGCACAGTAA
- a CDS encoding CHAT domain-containing protein, giving the protein MPTASNPPQTILFLAANPRDTVRLRLDQELRDVAEGLQRSRQRDQFRLEQRLAVRPRDIQRAMLDVGPQLVHFSGHGAGAEGLYFEDEGDNAKLVSGDALAGLFALFADQIHCVLLNGCYSEVQAQAIAHHVDYVIGMNQSIGDRAAIEFAVGFYDALGAGRSIDFAYQLGCNAIHLAGIPEHLTPVLLKKTPTPISPTSPTSPLSHSPPPPSPTPHLPHLPPLPLHLLLPQRRRVAGRVGCASC; this is encoded by the coding sequence ATGCCCACTGCAAGTAATCCTCCTCAAACGATTCTGTTTCTTGCCGCCAATCCTAGAGATACCGTTCGCCTGCGACTGGATCAGGAGTTACGCGATGTTGCCGAAGGGTTGCAGCGATCGCGGCAGCGTGACCAGTTTCGCCTGGAGCAGCGGTTAGCCGTCCGTCCCCGCGACATTCAACGCGCCATGCTGGATGTGGGACCGCAACTGGTTCACTTTTCTGGACACGGAGCCGGAGCAGAAGGACTGTACTTTGAGGACGAAGGGGACAATGCGAAGCTGGTATCTGGGGACGCACTCGCTGGACTGTTTGCGCTGTTTGCAGACCAGATTCACTGCGTCTTGCTGAACGGCTGCTACTCAGAGGTGCAGGCACAGGCAATTGCCCACCACGTCGATTACGTGATTGGGATGAACCAGAGCATTGGCGATCGGGCGGCGATCGAATTTGCCGTCGGCTTCTACGACGCCCTGGGTGCTGGTCGTTCGATCGACTTCGCCTACCAACTCGGCTGCAACGCCATCCACCTGGCAGGCATCCCCGAACACCTCACCCCCGTTCTATTAAAAAAAACTCCCACCCCTATCTCCCCCACCTCCCCCACCTCCCCCCTCTCCCACTCCCCACCTCCCCCCTCTCCCACTCCCCACCTCCCCCACCTCCCCCCTCTCCCTCTTCATCTCCTACTCCCACAAAGACGAAGAGTGGCGGGAAGAGTTGGATGTGCATCTTGCTAA
- a CDS encoding toll/interleukin-1 receptor domain-containing protein produces MHLANLKRQGKIRAWHDRAIEAGTEWAVEIQQQLEAAQVILLLISPRFMASDYCYGLEMQQAMQRHEAGTARVIPIILKPVDWKDTPFSKLQVLPRDARPITQWRDRDEAFLDVVQGIRRALELLQRWEKK; encoded by the coding sequence GTGCATCTTGCTAATTTGAAACGGCAGGGCAAAATTCGAGCGTGGCACGATCGCGCAATCGAAGCCGGAACAGAATGGGCTGTGGAGATTCAGCAGCAACTAGAAGCTGCCCAGGTAATTTTGCTACTGATCAGCCCGCGCTTTATGGCATCGGACTATTGCTACGGGCTGGAAATGCAGCAGGCAATGCAGCGGCATGAAGCGGGCACCGCTCGGGTGATTCCGATTATTTTGAAACCCGTGGACTGGAAAGATACACCCTTCAGTAAGTTGCAGGTGTTACCCAGGGATGCCCGACCGATTACCCAGTGGCGCGATCGCGACGAAGCGTTTTTGGATGTGGTGCAGGGCATTCGGCGGGCGTTGGAACTGCTTCA